DNA from Carassius auratus strain Wakin unplaced genomic scaffold, ASM336829v1 scaf_tig00047001, whole genome shotgun sequence:
AATAGAtgattagaataaataaataaacgttgtgtaaataaagatatataataGATATAAATACTCAGAGCAACACATTCTTCTCGTCTCATGTCTGATCTATAACTCTGGACTTGAGGTTTGTAACTCTGGCAGAAAATCAAACAGAAGCCACATGAAAAGCtttttctgaacaaaaaaaaaatccacccagaaaagaaaaaagaacaagtTTTCTGCTTCGCCAGCAAGAGCTCAAGACTAAGAACTGAAGCAGACAACATCAGACTGACCCTCTTCACATCCCTAGCATTAAAGACTGAAACTAATGTCTGATAGTCAGCGAATTAACCCTTAAATGTTCAATCATGCATCTACAAGTAAACACTGACTGTATGTGAATCAAACACAATATTAATGAGATGCACAGTAGTCTTGGTACCTAAGATTAGAGCATTATATAAGGTATTGATTAAGGCTTTTGCAATAAATATAGCTATGATCAAGCTTGAAGTGAACGTTGCATGGGGTCGCGATGACACACGCTAGTGATGCCTGAGCGAACCGATTCTTTCGAGTCGGTGGTTCTTTTTAAAGATCCGAACCGTTTGTAAATCACCCTGGAAGAGGCAAAGAAATTACGTAATTTATGAGTAAGGAACTTAAACGAAAACGTGCcgtttttaaacaaaacaattgttTGCTCCGCGACTCGTTTCGCGATTCGGATCTTTGAGTGAACTAACCGATTCATCCAAACGAATCATTTCTCCTCATATTTCACACATAGCTCCTAATTCGGGGGGAAACAACAACTGTTCAACGTGTTAATGCGTTAAAGCACGCGAAAAACATGCATCAGTTTGAAACGTGGTGTTATTTTAAGTGCACGAACTGAACAGAGAAGCGATGGAGATGCTTTGTGTTTTCTGAAGTCTCGGGTTTCACAAAGCGAGTCTTCCAGTGTCTGCTGCCCTTCCCCCTGCATGCACTCAATTCTACTATTCATTCTCACCATTACTGGACGCAATTGCGTTATGCATTCAGTATGCACCATATTTTATATGTTAACAATaactcaaataattttttctccTACTGCTAAATATTTGGCATGCCATCCCAGCCATAATCTGGAGTGCACACTGTTTAGCAAGCATGCAACTGCATTGCATTTCGGTGTGATAGTTTGTCTAGTGTTCGTCATACAGATGTGACACCCCTTCCCCCTTGAATGCATCAATCTCTGAGCAGCATAAGTGATCTTTTCATACCTTTAATCAAAACAAGCACAAGTCGCATGTATTATGTTTATTCTAACATCGTGTAGCATGCATTCTGGATGCTTTAGGCTGCATTATGCAAGTTATTTCACATGATGCATGCATAATTCAACCCACACCTGTCATCCACTCCTGAATGGGGCCAAGCAGTGTTGGTTTACATCGTAAATGCATCAGTCGGAGAAGATACATtcgagagaaagaaaaaaaatggaacatGCAAACATGAACACTTTTCGCCATGCATGTTTGCATTATGCgttattttgattttatacaGAGAATTGAAAAAATGCGGTGAAAAAAGAACAGTGCATACTTCGAAGCAAGCATGCATAAAACATCATACCTGAATAAATGTTATGTGTTCGTATTATTCCATGATTTCCCGAGGTTATTCCTTAATTAAAATATTCCTGTCGGTTCAGTTCTTTGCAGGAATACACTGCTGATATACAGTCAGAGTGAATCCCGTTAAAGAGAGTGGAGCTCGGGACTAGAGGACCGTCGATGATGGAAAAGGGATCCACGGTGAAAACACAGCAGATTGACTTCAACAACGATCTGTATAATTTCCCGTCACAGCTACTGGTAATCTAAATATTGTACCAAGAAAATCGTTAATAACCAAGCTACTGCTCTATTTCTGAGAAGAAGCGCGATTCTGGATATCGGTGTGTGTGGCTCCACCCCTCCGGCTGCAGATGGTACGGCCCACTTTCTGTCGAACTGAAGAAACCGCACAGAACTCGCTGCAACACACCGAGGCCCCGCCCACAGATGGGATGCCTCAGCTGATTGGCCGATATCGCGCACAGACCACACCCATACGCCCAATCAAACgacttatttattgttattaataatataataatactaatttaacctaataataatactatttatgtagaatataaaatgtatgcTTGTTAGTGCTAATACAACATACTAAAGAACGAGATAATAactttaacttgatgtactaaaatgtactaaaataactaaatcttaaataaaaataaatacactctatatttgaataaacaatataaataaataaataaaaaaggcgcACAATAAGATATTcgaatgtaaatttaaaaacaatttaaaactttaaataaaaacgaaaaaaaaaactctataactcaataatattaaaataagactGATTCTATATCTATTTGTTACTCACTCGTAtcataaacataatattatatacaataaaacgagaaatgtttattcataattAACAATAAGCGTATTACAATGTTGCATATGCAAAGAATACAATACAGAAAACggaaaaatagctaaaataaagaaagaaagtgcaAGAGAATAGGAAATAAAAAACCAAGAGTAACAAAAAAGGTCAAAATTCTCTTTGGcagcaaaataaattaaacaaaacaaaataattaatgctaaataaaattgGATGAATTAAgcgtgtttttaattttattttatttcagttaacttttttatttaaaaactgatacTGATAAGCGCAGTGCGCGCTCTCGTGAGCGGTTTCCTCTGAAGAAGCGTCCTAAAAGATCAAAACGTCTAATTATTTCTCTATAATAACTGCCATCCCTTGAATTCAATTTCAGACATATTAAagtttaacaaataatttatctatttaaattataaatatttgtaataacgTTTATTCTAAGAGGACGAATTAATTTGCTAACTCTCCTCATCTGTGAGGACCTGCTGGCGAAAGACCCATAACAACAAAGATGGCGGCGGCGGCAGCTTCCCTCGTTTCTTACGGCAGCGACTCAGATTCGGAAAACGAGTCTAAATCCGGTACAAGTCCGGAGAAAGTCGACCCAGACGCACTAGCTCATCTCCAGCCGTTAAAATCTGGCAGTGTAACGTCCATAGCCGTGCTGAATTCCGCGCCCGAGGTCGCCGTTAAGGTAACGTTAAACAAGAAACGCGCCGCTAACGTTCGcctcaaacaaacaaacctcaAAATACTTGCTTTCTATGACATATAAATGATTTTTAGTGAGCTGTAGTTTGATAAATGCTGACACGGTTATGTATTTACTCTATATGGAAAAAGAACAGTTTATTCTGTTTACTCAATCATTAGTTAGCCCTAGACAACAACTACAGTCGTAAGAGTCAGTTTCATACattatctgaataaatcatctctccattgatgtgtggtttgttataatcggacaatatctgtctgagatacaactattcgaacatctggaatctgaggtagcaaaaaaatcgaaatattgagaaaatcatctttaaagtgtttaaataaagttcatattactaataaaaaatgatgttttgataTAGTTGCGTTagaaaatgtactaaatatctttatggaacatgatctttacttaatatcctaattatttttggcataaaagagaaatgtataattttgactcatacaatgttttGATGTCTATCGCTACAAATatgacttcagactgcttttttGCTGCAGAgacacaaatataacaaataaaatcctgttttgtgtttttgtgtctgtcAGGAAGATGTTATGACCGGGGTTCATCTCGATCCAGCGCTCAAAGAAGTCACATATAACCCCTCGTATGAAACCATGTTTGCTCCCGAGGTGACTTGATGAAGCGGTTTGTCTAGACTGATTGAGTATAATATGTGTCTTAATCATATCTCTTCTCTCGTCTCATTGCAGTTTGGACCAGCGAACCCGTTCAGATCGCAGCAGATGGCGGCGCCGAGGAACATGCTGTCTGGTTACGCCGAACCGGCGCACGTCAACGACTTCATGTTTGAGCAACAGAGGAGAACCTTCTCGACATTCGGTGAGAGAAGTGCAGCGTAGTTACTTGTGTACAAGAGGTTGCCTCCTCTTCTCATCAAAAGCATGCTTTTATTTGATTAGGAGTACAGcacaaacagtaaaattgtgaaatatttttactatttaaaacatctgttttccgtgtgaatatctgttaaagtgtaatttatttctgtgatgctccgccgttttttcagcatcattacttcagttttcagtgtcacatgatcttcagaaatcatgaaaaaatgatgatttactgctcgagaaaccaTTGACTGGATGGGTAGCGTTTCTGGTTGGTCTGTGATCATCAGTAGAGCGTGTATGATTgatatcctgtgtgtgtgtgtgtgtgtgtgtgtgatcatggtCAGGGTACGCTCTGGACCCGTCTGTGGACACCAGTCAGGTCTCGTCCAGCAGCTACATCGGAGCCGTGGAGGAAGCAGAGAAGAACAAAGGTCTGCTTCACATCATTCAGCATCTTTCTCATCTTTAACATCGCATGTTAAACCCCTCTGTGTCACCATTCAGTGCAGTTATTGAGGATTAAACattgacattaaaataaaacagtagcACAACCATTCAACCACTAAATCCATTCCAACAGCTTCTAAGTGTGCGTGATCAGAAAGAGCTGTTAAATCCTGCTGTTATTGTCACACAAGGTCTGATGGCGTTTGAGACGGGGGTCAAGAAGTCAGAGAAGAGGAAGAAGGTGAAAGGTGGAGACGCTTCGGACATCGAGAGCTTCCTCGGACCCTGGGCCAAATACCAGGATGAGAGAGACGTGGCCAAACCCTCCGAGGTGAGGCGCTCAGACACCGACTCACTGGAGTACTGGTTTCTAATGAAGCTAAAACCTTCAACCGCTGTTATTATGACAGGACGAGAAGAAAGAGCTGGACGAGATCCTGGCCAAGAGACAGAAGAGAGGCAAGAATGAAGAAGAGGCTCCAGCGGAGGAGAAGACCATCCTGCACagtacgacacacacacacacacacacacggctaaACGTGTCCGTGGTCTGCTGCTGAACGCTTTCTCTCCTTCATTACAGTTAAAGATGCGTACGATTACCAGGGCCGCTCGTACCTGCACGTTCCTCAGGACGTGGGCATCAACCTGCGCTCAGCAGACGTCCCGGACAAATGCTACCTGCCCAAGAAACAGCTGCACGTCTGGACCGGACACACCAAGGTACGCCTCACGGGTCTGTGTTTAGGGTTCAGTTACATAGTagtcatttaaatgctattaaacgCAACTATGAAACATACACAACTGAACCACaatttattaacagaaaaaaaaagtttcagagttttagtgtttttcatttttctggccaaaaaaaatattcaaaaattatttaaaaaaaattcaaatttaataACTGAATCATGAAACGTtcacaaaatgacaatttaataacaataataaattattattagggccctaCGAAATcaacttaattaatttttttcaaattccttttaattttcagaatttctttgtgttttgtttttctggattctgtttttatGGTTGAATTAAATATTAGCCATCAAAATGCAATTAAACGAAACTATACACAATTGAaccacaatttataaaaaaaatttttttttatatatatatattatttttttattatttatttttaaaaaaaaaatatttttagggcCCTGTgagatacatttaataattttttttttcaaattcctttttattttcagaatttttgtgttttaatttgtctcgttttaaaaaaaatgtattgattgaaatcatgaaacctacacaaaacaacaatttattaacaaaaaaatacatttttagggcCCTAAGAAATTCACTTAATATTTTctcaaattacttttatttttctgaatttcctttttatttctgttttaatgtgtaaattaaattataatcaaaATTTAGTAATCTCacagtttaaaatgttattgcctaacaaaatctattttttcttaaccttttttatttatttatttgtaattttatgctgtaATTCTCTCTGGATTCTGTTTTTACAGTTAAATGAAATATTAGTTTAATTGAAGTCATAAAAGCTACaaaattcaacaagcttattaTAAGGTCCAATTTAATTTTTTCGgaatttcttctttttaattattactttaagAAGTGCATGCATCTGAATCATATTCATTTGCATACTTTAAACCAAAGTAGTGCAGCTCTTGGAGTTTCTGTCAACAGTTTAATCAGATGAAATGCCCTTCTTTTGATCTATTCATCCAaatttttctaaatgcatttaataaataaagtgaatTCCTTTTTATGACGACATCAGTGACGTTTGcaaacagtgagtgtgtgtgtggctggaGTTCATGCTGCTTTAAAAGgctctcagcacacacacacacacacacacacacactgactctgcTCCTGTCTGCAGGGGGTCAGTGCCATCCGTCTGTTCCCGCGGTCTGGTCATCTCCTGCTCTCCTGCTCCATGGACTGTAAGATCAAGGTCAGATCATAAGTTTGCTCTTGATACAGTGTTACACTGCAGCACACGTTACATCAAACTCTTCTTCACTTCGTCTTAAGACAGGGTTTGTTCTAATGCTTAAATAATAACAGTCAGTTCATCTAATAATATAATAGttgtaataataatcattttacaaGCATTTAATGCAGTGTGTTGGTAAAGCaaaagtcatttattattatattgtgctgttgttattgttaataatcttaacccttatgcgttgttggggacgttttcgtccactagggggtaaagttgagtcttattttggccacaactttctctgtgtttgagctaatggaatgatttttggtgccaaatcttattttgacccatattttgggaaaatgctttgaaatgtttcaaaaactcaacggtacactgtgggcaaattcactaccctttcgagttgttcgtggatgaagacatccactaaattaaattgctgtaaaaatgtatcagatacttttttttccttttttttttttgcataactattaatcaacctcagtcctgatcaaaactaccaaatttttaaaaaaaattccaagattttaactttttaattaccaagttcataaatgatgtaaaaaaaaaacacacacaaaattacatattttcaatataaaaagtgattgtggactggatattttttttaccttttatcacagtcttgggcatgtcaaagattagaaacaaaattggctttgatgcattgttagtttttgtgcagcattagattaatttttttctccctaatttgttgttggtggctgtttttgcctcattgacttccattataacgaaatgttttgattgcaaagccatgacaccatataatcatgcattcttgattgtttgtggttttccctgttgggaagaggtaaaatttgttatttttacagttgatcactaggtgggaccattaaccctttagataggcctgtgcaaaaaaaggcttagtttctggcttgtatatggagttatatggagtatcgaaagggtagtgaacaatttgaacaatccacaagggttaaattaaaattaaatactctattaatttaataaataatggaaataataataattattataattatacaagCATTTAATAAAGTCTGTTGAAAGAATtaataggattattattattattattattattattatgtattataatgtaataaaattaataacaataataatattaggaGAACTTGGAatgttagaataaaaaaaatgcaaatgattgttgttaatattttgatgacaatgtaaaaaaatgataatataaaagtttagattaatatgatattaatgtaattaaaaaataatttaatgtaaatattaagttAGAATAAAAAATCATGATTAttgtaatagtaatattaattattattgtgcaaAACGGTGATttagaataatataatattaatatgaatataatgagtatacaaaaatgcaataatttaaaatggttataatattaataattagtgtacaaaaatgcaataatataaaatggtctgttggagtaaaaaaaaagttattaattctAGTTGTTATTATGTAATCAGGTTTAATGAGCGGTCCATGCATCTAAAGCTACTTTTCATGATTGATCAGTGTTTGAAGAGTGTATGCTAGCTGTGTGTAGATCAGAACGAGCTGATGTTGTTTCTGTCTTCTCTCGTAGTTGTGGGAGGTGTATAATGACCGGAGATGTGCACGGACCTTTATTGGTGAGTCTGGTCATTACAGACGCTCTCTGTCCAAGTGATGTGCTAAAGAGCTTTTATTGTTTAGctgatcaaatcaatgcagctttagtgagcataagagaatgaGTGTGGATCTGAGTGAAGTCTGGTGTCTGTGTAGGTCACAGTAAAGCTGTGCGTGACGTGTGCTTCAACAACACTGGCACACAGTTCCTGAGCGCCGCCTACGACCGATATCTGAAGCTCTGGGACTCGGAGACGGGTGAGAGCTTCACTCAGACACAGATTGTGTTCGTGGTGTTGTCCATCAGCGCTAAAGAGTCTCCTCTGCTCCTCAGGTCAGTGCATCTCACGCTTCACCAACAGGAAGGTTCCCTACTGCGTCAAGTTCAACCCGGACGAGGACAAACAGAACCTGTTTGTTGCTGGGATGTCGGACAAGAAGATCGTCCAGGTACCAGATCGAGAGCATGCACTCGAATCAGAGCAAGAGCTTAATTGCATTATGAAAGGGACTGGCGGTAGCAAGTAGTTTATTACCCAAAATGCAATGCTTTCTTCCCCTTAATCAGGTGCAAGTCACATCATTCACAAAAGTATATCACGATACATTACTTAATTTCGATACGATATAATTCCGATATCCATATGAACACGATTTTAAATGCCTTTAACcatcacttttgattcattttaagcatttatttaaaaatattatactgaATGGagtagtgtataatgttacagaagctttttttttttttttagataattgctGATCTTTGATTCATCAAGGACtcttgaaaaaaagtgttttaaatatttataatcgGCTGTTAGGATGATTTgagaagatcatgtgactctgaagactggagtagtgatgatgatggaaattcagctgtgcatcgtAGAAATAAATTAGAGTTTATTTGATATTCACATGgaaagtgattattttaaatagtaaaaatatttctgaattttagagtttttgctgtactttggatcaaataaatgtaggcctGGTGagcaaaatacatttcttaaaactgGTAGTGTAGGCTAATTATTCTTATAGATTAAAACAAATGTGCGTCAGCCAGAAAACAAGATTATGAAAAGTGCTCAGAGTTGCTGCAGAAATCTGGAGGAGACGTGATTTTTactaaaaatgcaaattcattgttttccagcaggaggcgcttttaGACTGAAAAACCTAGCGGTTTCCCAGctcaaatacattcatataaaacacCCGCGccttgttttgattttgaaaggTGCAgcactcatgtttattcaatgaagtaaaaaccccacaaaaaaaatcagtttatggGGAACACTGGTGATGTATATCGAAAtatcagaaatgtttaaaaaccaTACTGTTattgaaaaaactgtaaaaaaaaaaaaaaaaaaaaaacttgattatttTCCAGCCCCACTAGCCTGTATATTTCTATTAAAATCGGCGTATGCCATCTATGTTAATACGATTACGCTTAATGCATTTATGAACTAATTTGCGAATACAGCGTAGTGTTACTTAAGTGTaatttcagagattttattagtatttaattagtttatatttttggttttCAATTAAGTTAGTTgtgtttttaatgtctatataattttaaaattttgaaatttagtcgtgtatttttttttgaatgtttttttttctaatttctatttttatttttttattaaattagttgtCCTTTAATGTCTATTTCCTAATGTCTAAatgtttctttgatttttgattcTTTTGATTCTTTTGATTTTATCCAGCTTTAGAAATTTAGAacttttatattaactttttaaaaagtctatagacattttataaatatttcaggtttatttgtttttttgtgtttgtcattaatttttttatacgtttttattctcattttagtaatttatttgggtatttgtcattacatttttttatataattttttgtataaaTTTCAGTTGTACTAATTTAGTTGTGTATTTTTGCcttttatattaacttttttaattatacataaacattattaaaatttttttttttttagtaatttagttgtatattttgacattttaatagttttttcaatttgttttctttctaattttagtgattttagttgtgtatttttattattttaatggctttcttaaatgtctatataatttttattcatttccattttttttttttttgtgtattcttatttttttggtgtacacaattataattttagttttagtaattaagttttgtgtgtgtaaatatatatatatatatatatatatatatatatatatatatatatatatatatatatatatatatatatatatatggtaacgaTAGAGTTAGTTCCTCTGGTTTTGTTGACTGAtgcggcgtgtgtgtgtgtgtgtgtgtgtgtgcgcagtgggACATCCGCTCCGGTGAGGTGGTTCAGGAGTACGACAGACACCTCGGCGCCGTCAACACCATCACATTCGTGGACGAGAACCGCCGCTTCGTCAGCACCTCGGACGACAAGAGCCTGCGCGTCTGGGAGTGGTGAGGACTCGCTTCATTCGTTTAATTCTTTGCTGAAGCTTTTCAACAGGttagaaaaaggaaaataaatctaCATCGGCtttgttatagttaactaaaactacatctgaaaatgaaacaattaaaggagtcatatgatgctttttttttaaacacattgtttttgaaaatactgtaaattattgtaagtcctctatgccccgcctctcttaAACACGGTATTTTCTACAAAGCTCCTCCTActgacaagagcagtctgctctgattggtcaactgactcagtgcattgtgattggccgaacactacAAGTACTCGTTAGCTTTGCGttaacatttgggcagcattacacaaatatttccacataggtATGTAAACATGTAGTGGCGTGTTTAATGAGGTGTTTAGGgggcgtttgtgtgtgtgtgttttccagctagttgcaaaggcaacatttttcatttgcatttagtttgttatactgatataaaaatgtataaaatatatacagtactaataaaaatgacagagttcggaaaatgtaaaaatgtatagaaatatttaaatatattaataaacaataatagtatctcggttatattaaaataaaactgatcaaCTTTTGTTCTGTAATAATTTTATTACTGTAATCAATTAAattgagaaacaaaaaaaaattagaatcaATCACACTTATTTAATAATCTAGTtgcatataaacatttaaattgcactTCATGtagatttttaatcaaatgtttaatgaaataattgagttatgtatatttatatacactaccagtcataTTTACTCTACCAAAAGTCacgatttttcatgtttttgaaagaaacaatattattattatttaaaacatttaaaatgttattaattttttctttaattgtacaaaaacaaattgaCGTAGTATATTCGTTAAATATTAGCAAACAGGTCACGTAAGaatataatgaatatgtaatATCGTGATATATTTAGCTTGTCTCTAGAATTAATTTTTCTAGCTGAGTTTATGGAAAATGTGACGTTATTTGTCACAAATGGTTTTATTTAATCGTCTTTACTCCACAATAACTgtgtttatattgttataaacTGACACACTTTATCATATTAAAAGGAACAGCACACAGCCAcattaacatttagtcatttagcagatgcttttatacaaacgAGGACAGTAAAagcaatcagaatcagaaagagcagTGATATACATGCGCTGTAACACGCTCTTAACGCAGTACACGTAGTTATCTGAGCCGTGTTTGCTCTGGTTCTCGTGTCTGGTGAGTTATTCTGGGTCCGTCTGTGCTCTCCAGGGATTGTTCTGGTCCAGTTTGGAGGCGTAGATTGAGTACAAACCTCATAAAAGAGAGTGAGATAACGGATTAGAAACGCAATCTCTGTGTTTCTGAGTGTGTTTAGTGCAGATCTTCAgtactgtatgtggatgtgttACACTCCTGCAGTTCGTAATGGAAGAAAACGGTTTCTTTTAGATGTCTTTGTGGTTAAAGAAACACAAGAGTCAGATTTCAGTTTAAAAATACGCACtcttacagagccataaaactgaaccgtaaaactaaataatttaaatgcaaatatttaaatgtgcacttaaaaaaaaaaacttgggggGGGGAAACCTGAACCACaattctaaaaatattattttattattttgtaattaaataatatgaaatattctaTGTATCTTGAAAAATTTGaattgttttcttattattttggtgcatatctactgtatatagaagtgtttgtgtgtataatatataaatgcttggcaacaataaaaatgtaaaaaattgcataattgcaattaatcgcattatCCACAAAACTgataatgcactttttttcatttgaaagtaCTGCTATATGATCAAAAGtataataacatttggtttgcaaacactttaaaaaaataaggtgctttttacactagttattattttgtaaataaataatattaaatattctatgtatctttaaaaaatgtgaattgttttcttattaatttagtgtatatgtactgtatatagatgtgt
Protein-coding regions in this window:
- the LOC113088749 gene encoding pre-mRNA-processing factor 17-like yields the protein MAAAAASLVSYGSDSDSENESKSGTSPEKVDPDALAHLQPLKSGSVTSIAVLNSAPEVAVKEDVMTGVHLDPALKEVTYNPSYETMFAPEFGPANPFRSQQMAAPRNMLSGYAEPAHVNDFMFEQQRRTFSTFGYALDPSVDTSQVSSSSYIGAVEEAEKNKGLMAFETGVKKSEKRKKVKGGDASDIESFLGPWAKYQDERDVAKPSEDEKKELDEILAKRQKRGKNEEEAPAEEKTILHIKDAYDYQGRSYLHVPQDVGINLRSADVPDKCYLPKKQLHVWTGHTKGVSAIRLFPRSGHLLLSCSMDCKIKLWEVYNDRRCARTFIGHSKAVRDVCFNNTGTQFLSAAYDRYLKLWDSETGQCISRFTNRKVPYCVKFNPDEDKQNLFVAGMSDKKIVQWDIRSGEVVQEYDRHLGAVNTITFVDENRRFVSTSDDKSLRVWEWDIPVDFKYIAEPSMHSMPAVTLSPNGKWLACQSMDNQILIFGAQNRFRLNKKKIFKGHMVAGYACQVDFSPDMSYVVSGDADGKLNIWDWKTTKLYHRIKAHDKVCISALWHPHETSKVITCGWDGQIKLWD